A window of the Brassica oleracea var. oleracea cultivar TO1000 chromosome C1, BOL, whole genome shotgun sequence genome harbors these coding sequences:
- the LOC106342465 gene encoding uncharacterized protein LOC106342465 translates to MAFRGKEMMKKLVKKVGAETLTPELKEKLKACVPDSKVVMGRAKRGLYAGRHIQYGNRVSEDGGNKSRRCWKPNVQEKRLFSYIFDRHIKVKVTTHALRCIDKAGGIDEYLLKTPYQKMDTEMGLFWKTKMEQRYAELGQMEVAFFTPEDEAKFEQGFKDLNIAKKEARREARKEARRKMYGGEEKGEEEASIEAGGSESHQDDHGWLEANA, encoded by the exons ATGGCGTTCAGAGGGAAAGAGATGATGAAGAAGCTGGTGAAGAAGGTCGGAGCGGAGACTCTGACCCCTGAGCTGAAAGAGAAGCTCAAGGCCTGCGTTCCCGATTCCAAAGTCGTGATGGGCAGAGCCAAACGCGGTCTCTACGCCGGCCGCCATATCCAGTACGGTAACCGCGTCAGTGAAGACGGTGGCAACAA GTCGAGAAGGTGTTGGAAACCTAATGTTCAGGAGAAGAGATTGTTCAGTTACATATTCGACCGTCACATTAAAGTCAAAGTCACCACTCACGCTCTCCGCTGCATCGACAAAGCGGGAGGAATAGACGAGTACTTGCTGAAAACGCCCTACCAGAAGATGGACACAGAGATGGGTCTTTTCTGGAAAACCAAAATGGAGCAAAGATACGCTGAGCTAGGTCAGATGGAAGTAGCTTTCTTTACTCCTGAGGATGAAGCCAAGTTCGAGCAAGGGTTCAAGGATTTGAATATAGCTAAGAAAGAGGCTCGTAGGGAAGCTCGTAAGGAAGCTAGAAGAAAGATGTATGGCGGAGAGGAGAAGGGTGAGGAAGAAGCTTCTATTGAAGCTGGAGGGTCAGAGTCGCACCAAGATGATCATGGGTGGTTAGAAGCTAATGCTTAA